CTCCCATCGTGGATGCTctgttttttgtatttcttttctttttgttctgtaTGTTAGTTTTAGTTAAATGGGACACTTTCTTTCCACTTTCGGATATATCTCATCTACTCTGTTAGTTCGTAGCTCAAGGTAATAATCTCTTTTAAATTAGTTACGAAGTAatctcaataataataattaaaatagtaaaaagaaaaaatcattttgtaaattataaacaGTTAATGTACTATAAATCTAATTAACTTTTGAAAATAGACTATTTTGCAACTATTCTCAAAAATCAAACCCACGTNtttttttttttttttttttttttttttgacaatccaCGTGATTGATTTCTTTTGAACCAAAAACCCATTCTTTCTTCCcccaaattaaaatttgtacCCATAAACAGAAATCAATTTCgtaattgagaagaaaaaaaccgaaatgtcaaaaaaagaaaaatgttcaTTGAGTTTGACAAAAANaaaaaaaaaaaaaaaaaaaaaaaaaaaagaaaaatgttcaTTGAGAATCAAAAAGTTTCGATTGAGATTCGATTTGGAGTTTCACCGGACATTGTTGAGAatcgagagaaagagaaagagagtattGTGATTTGTGAGTAAGAAGAATCCAGCCATTTGATTGATACCACAGGACACGACAGTCTACAATGGCCAAGGAGTCTCTTCCCGTAGAAGCTAGCCTatgcattggttgattcaaatGATTTGGAAGCTCTGCCTTGTGTCAAGCTAAAAAGCTAGAGGTAGGAGTCACAGACAGTGTTACTGGACTACAAATTTGCTTTGTTGTGTTCACAACAGCTCTACTTGTTGTCACATTGTGTCAGGATTACCCTCTAGTAGCTTTATAGACGTTATGGATATGAGAATTGCTGTTGGGAAGTGTTGGTCTTGGGTAAATCTTCTCTATGATCTTGGAATCGGATCCTGGTTAGTTTCAAAAGATGAGTCGAGTCCGATCCTGGGTAAATCGAAGCGTGGATGTTGCTATAACCTTTCTCAATCAACGTTCGGATTATCCAAGATCCGATGAAACCCGGTCACGCACAGTCTCCTACGCCATTGATGATCTGTAATAGCTcacaaagatttgattttttctctctctctttagctataaaaattggatttttaacttttgttgCAGTAAAATAggatctttttgtttgtttgttaaaataataatttgattttaatggaattttattaatttggttCCCTCTATGATGTATTATTGGTGTTATAGATATGATGAGCATTTTGCAATCACTGATTTGATCTTGTATGGTCAATAATGTTGATAGATTTGAATTCTGAAATTCTCAGATTGGAGTTTATGGATATGGTGAATGTTCATTGAGCATTTTTGCAAACCATTGAtttgattatggtttttttGATAGCAGGATTCAGAGCCAGAACCACCGAGAATCAAATCAAACGTTAAGCATAACTTGTTGCTTCTCAAGTTATGGAAAGCACCTAGTACtgtgatatttttgtttcatttactACTATGTCTAAGTCTAACCATTAGTGTTCAAGgatttttctaaattctaatctTTAGaactatatgatatatatgtgtAGGAGTTTCATAGTAGAGGATCTGGCACGGCTAAGCCAGCGACTAGTTAcaggaagaagaaagcagagaaaGACGAGTTACCGGATGATAGCGAGCTCTACCGTGATCCTACAAATACGCTTTACTAGTAATTACACACTATTTATCAAATTTCTCATTTTACCATCTTCAAGCTATTTGGAGAATGGTTTTTGAGGTTTGAAATTTCTAAGGAATGTTTGTGTGTTCCCTGAAAGCGCTTTTACAGCACGAACCAGGGTCTATTGGACGATGCAGCTCCTGTTTTGCTTGTTGATGGTTATAATGTGTGTGGATATTGGATGAAGCTGAAGAAACATTTCATGAAAGGAAGGCTTGACGTTGCTCGGCAGAAGTTAGTTGATGAATCTGTGTCCTACATTATTTCATCTATGGCTCATTTAGAGAGAGTGAGAGCTCAAAGGCTTTACTATTGTTGTATTTGTGTCTAAATTCTTTTTGACTAATTTATAGATTCAGTTTCTTTGGCCCAAGCAACTTGGTTATGAGAtgttctgaattttatttttagcttCATGCATAGAAATCTTCTCAACTATGTTTATTGTGTTGGATACATAGATACAGTCAAGAATTGCTTCGTCTTGCTTGTGTTGTGATTATGACACCGCTATCTGCAACAAATCCGGCTGATATTGAGAGGCTGGTGTCTGGTGATGCCTGAAGATGTTTGTGGAGACAAGGTATCATGCAGAAATGGAAACTAATTAGTCAGACCGAAAAGGTTTCTGATCGACCACCTCTCTGGCATATTTCTCCACATTTCGCTTTCGACTTTTTTTACTGAGAGAACAGTTATGAGGTGATGTTAGGAAAAGGGCTAGCAGTGAGACAGTATTGGTAATTTCAAATTCAGGTGAAGGGTTTATACTGGAATTACTCAGTCAGTAATAGTCAATAGTTAGCTGAAAGCATAAAGGAGCCACTGAAGTTTGTGATAAAATGTAGAGTGTGTTACAGCAATTTGAGAAAGTTTTTGTAGAAACCAAAAGGGTTGATTCACTTACCTCAAGGTGTTTGTTATAGCTTTACTTACTTTCAAGTTGTATTTGTACACAAGTTGCTTTTAAAATTGTCAATTGGAGAAGCAAATTTTGGGAAAAGAACTGTAACGGATTGTCTCTTGGCGACACAACTTTGTATGTGTGATTAAATAGAAGGAGACTACATCAATCAGTATTGCAACCAATGACCATTTTTGTGACGAAACACACATGGAGTTATTCTCCGATATACTACAGAGAACAGACTTCATACAGAGGGATTCAATCATCTATTGATAAGAAGCTAACTACTTTAGAAATATCTCAAACATTTTTACGCCGTCTTCCCTTTCTCAGCCTTGAGccgatttttgaattttgtgataAACCGATCAGCTTTCGTATCCACATCTCTAAAATCGGAATCGTCAGAGCTGATGAGGCTCACGATCAGAGGACAGAGGACATCGTCTCCGGAGTCTGAGAAGCCTGATGAGACGGATCAAGAACAGGACATGAAGGTGGAGACGGAGGGAAAGCTGAAGCCTGATGATACGGATCAAGAACAGGACATGAAAGTGGAGACGGAGGGAAAGTATAACAATGTATCTCAAAAGCTGGAGCAAGGTACAGAGATGACGGCGGATCAGGATAGGGCAGATCACAATACAGATACTGCGGATAGGGCTGATCACAATGCAGATACGGCGGATAGGGCTGATCACAATACAGATACGGCGGATAGGGCATATCACAATATAGATACGGCGGATAGGGCATATCACAATATAGATACGGCGGATAGGGCTGATCACAATGCAGATACAGATGATAGGGAAGATCAGAATGCAGATATAGGAAATGAGAGTAGCTGCCGCACATGTGAAGTCAAGATAAGAAGAAGTGGATCACGTGTGATGGTGAGCCGGTGGAAATGGGAAAGCAATGTCAACTTAACGGAAAACGGATAACGTTAGTTAACACTGTTTGTTAGCTCACATTTCTCATTATGCAAAAATATCTGAAttgttgttttctattttctgggtttggtgACATGTTCCTCATCAGCTTGCTGGAGCTTCTCTCTTGAGACTCTTGTAGATGAGAAGTTGATGTTGTGTTTCTTGTGAACGTTATATCAAGTTTTATCAATTGTGTGTTTTGAGTTCTCTGTTTTACGTTAAcaatggtatcagagccaatcGTGTCCTCGTATTCAATGGCGGAGATCAAAGTTCCATCTTCAAATCGCAAGATGAAGATCCGTCGGAACATATCGTTAGAAGAGATTGAAGAGAGATGGTCGAAGGGATTATGTGTGTTCTGCGCAGAGCCGAAAACTCCCGATCACCACTTCAAACACAAGAAATTAGGGCTTCTCATGATTGATGGTGACGACAATCAGCTCCTTAATGAAGAATTTCGTGCATCTATTGAGTATTGTACGATGAATGAGGTACATGAAGCTCCAGAAGAGAAAGTGTTGGTGGAAGAAGAACCAACTCCGCCATTTCAGGTACCTATTGCTAATTCTGAGCTTTTGAGGAGTGTTGTACTTAGGGAAGTAAATTTAGGATTAGAAAATCTAGATGTGGTGAAGAACGAGAATCTGGAGCGAGAAGGGGTTCAAAAGAACAGTAATAGGATATTTGAGGTTGCAGGTGGCGTTGAGAGAGATGCGAAAGTGttaagaatgaagaagatttgTTCTGCACACAAAGTGTTCGGTAAAATGCTTCAATATAGAGAAATGCTaggaataaagaagaaaacgagagGGTACAAGTCTTGGAGGTGTAAGTTCAAACAGAATTTAGCACCAAGGGATTTCTCATTTGGTTTTGAAGacacaaggaagaagaatacATATGCCGCTTCTCCGTGTTTGTTCTTGGCCATCATGGTGGCAGAAAAGAGACTTATGGGACAGTTGGATACACAACAATTCCTTTTCAGATTGGATAGCGAGAGTATTCGTCATATGTCACTAATGGTGCATTATGTGGAGACATTCACTTCGACATTGTCTCTCAGTCACAGGAAAACTCACCAATTTGCAACATATACAGATTTGATGAGCGAACATCATAAGCAACACGTGGGTGATATTGATCTTCTAACGACAATAGCTGATTATGATATAAAGGTTAATAAAACTTTTGTCAGAGTAGGAAGTGCTTATAAGAAAGAGAGTGATTATCAATTGATTCAGCAAGAAGCCTTTGTTGGAGGGAAGAAATTATGGCAGCAACATGACTCTATTAGTGACATTTCCAATGTCTTAAAAGAATTGGTCAACGGTGAGCAATCAACAGTTCTCCATGTTAAACTTGTTGATGGGCAAGTGTGTGACAGAATGCTTCATAGAGGCCATCAGTTGCAGCACCAGAGGAAGAAGGGAAAGGGCTCAAAATCATGGATGTTTAAATACAGAAATCAGAAACATGGAATCAAGAGATTACACAATCATGATATAGACCTTGTTGTTTGGTGTGATGAGAAGAGTGGTTGGCTGAGAAATacacaaaacagaaaacaatgtTTCAGTCTAGAAGTGAATATGTCAGAAGTGGTTGCCTTGACAGAGTTTGTGCATCTCTTGGTGAAATTACAATCTGATTCTGTTATTGATGTTGCCCGAACTgcttttggtgttgttgttggtgaaaTGAAATTTAATGTTCACAAGTTGCCTTGTCAGTTGCTCCTTTGTGTCATCCATATGAATTTGCAAAGGAAGGTACCTAAGTTTCATAAGACTTGGAAATTCAGGTTCaaagatttgaattttcaaagGATTCTGGCACAGTTTGGAGTACAACAGCTGGGGTGCGGAGTGGTGCTGCTACAGTTGACGAACAAAGGGGGATTTGGGTTCCTACAATCAATTTCGGGGCTGGTGTTGTTGAATTTGGTCAGTCCTTGGGACTGTAAGGCGTATGAATTCTTAGGATTGATGCAAAATTCAAGCGATGATGGGGCTGAGAGTGTTCCATTTCTGAATGTGGCTGCAAAACAACCTCTCTTGAGGGCAGACCTGCAGAACAACTCTCCGACCATGCACAAAATTGCAGAtcttaagaaaaagaagaagagaatatgtTATAAGACATGGATGTTCAAGTACAAATATGTACAAGAGGGTGTCAAGCGTCTGTTTTCTTCCTATTTGAGCATGACTTACTATTTGGCGGTGTGGCGTTATTGGAGATTGAAGTTCAGAATGTGCTTGTGTTGTCTCTTTGTTCTGCTGCAGCAGGAAGTGTCGTACAGCTTATCAAGAAGGGAATATCAAGTAGatgcatttttgtttcacacaaaAGATTGCAGGGAACAACAAATATCAATTTTACAATGCCTGCAATAGTTTACACTTGAAGAACAATTTATTGTGGAGAATACACTCGTTAAGGTGGCCGGTACATGCTGACATGTTCCTCATCAGCTTGCTGGAGCTTCTCTCTTGAGACTCTTGTAGATGAGAAGTTGATGTTGCGTTTCTTGTGAACGTTATATCAAGTTTTATCAATTGTGTGTTTTGAATCTATTGTGTTTTGAGTTCTCTGTTTTACGTTAACAGAATGCAGATCAAACGAAGGAGCTGGAAGATCAAGCTCCTCGTCCTCCTCCTCATAGTAGTCTCCATTATGCCTAAAGAGATAGCATGAAACACATGCTAGGGCGATTAAAAATAGGAACAGCTCGAAACTCCTCTCCACAAAAAGTAGCCAAACAATCTccttgagaaaaaaacaaagtggaGGAAGGAGGAAAAACGTAATGAGGATCGAACATAGCAGCGCATACAAGAGCTGAACTTAACTGTATCCGATCAAAGTTCCTTCCATATTCTGTTTCTTTGACTCTGATGAGAAAATTAATTGAGATGGAGAGGAGGATAAAGAACCGTTTAAGATTCAAAGAAAGATacataaaaatgaataataaataGTCGCATGTGAAATGCGGTAAGGAAAAATTAAATTCAGGCAGCTCCACTTTTGTCTTTTTGTCTGTTTTCGTCGTGCTTCAAATGTAACTCTGCAGCATGAGAGGGCCAAAGCGGTTACCGCCAAGTATGACCAAAGACAAACATATGTTgccaaaatattaaattctcAATTTATAAGGTAAAGAAACATATATTCCGACCAAACGCAACTCCGTCAATGAacgtttgaaaaagaaaaccccGTTTAATTAAAGCGGCGTCAGTTGTttattcaaaactcaaaaatcccGAAATGAACTCAAACAATCTATTTGaaataatcaatacaataaaactttttggtttctaaCTAGGTGCTAACAGCTCAGCTTTTGTATTGAAGCacacatcaaaaaaaatttgtaaccaattaaattataacaattaatataactcatcttttttttttgccaagagAGACAAGcgaaattctatttttttatgtttcttaattttggggACTAAGAAAGATTTCTAGGCTGTGAATTTGAGATGGGTATTGATAAGATATgtgtttgaaacttgaaattgAAGGAGTAAGGAGATCGGAGGTAACATGTAAATTTTAGTCAACACCACCAGAATCTGTAAATTTTGACTAAAAAGTAATATGAATACTTTGATTTGTTACACATATGATCATGGTTAGGGAATCCGGTGATCCCGCACTTAATATAGTTGAACACAAACATGGTTTAACTCTTCCACTGAAAGATGCTAGGAAGATTTTATATGAtcattagtttttgttttctttctgctTGGAAAAAATCCACAATAAAGAATTTAAGCTCACCTTGCAAAGTTGTCACGTCAAAGCTATTCTAGAGTTGTGCAAGGTATGAATTTCCATGGTCCTTGTTGATTGCCATGCCACATAAAACGTGGCATTTACTTGGCATTAATACTGGCTTTTCTAATAACTAGGAATAATTTCAACATCACTCTCTATGTTGAGGCCAATGCATTAGAATCTGTCTTTGAAAAAGTTTTGGCTGTTTTTTAAACTTTGCAGATAGCCAAGACAAGGAAGACGGTAGCTATGGCATATGGAAAGAGATGTGGAGATGCCAATATTCCAGTGTTACAAAGATTGGTACTTGTGTCTATTCTAGAAACCCTTGACAGAAGCCTGCTGCACATTTtaataagttaaatttttattattctcgTCTCTGTAGGTTCAGTCACGCCATAGATTAGCTCGCGTCCTTGGTTATGCACACTTCGCAGATTATGCTCTTGATCGTAGAATGTCAAAGACATCAATGAGGGTTTGTGAAGAACTCTTAAGTGATTAGTTTAGCATTCTTCATTGCTTGTTTGTACTGACACCCTTATTTGGAGGACGATTTGGGAATTTGTTGTTTATTGAAAGAGTTTGTTGTACCGTGATGAACGAGAGTGTTACAatgatttgtcttttttttgtttatgccTTCTCAGGAACTAGGTTCTCAACaccatgttctgtttttaatttctttgttagGTAAAAGAGATACGAAACAAGATTTGGACATTCAAGTtccaaagaagcagaagaaagacTTGATTGCTGTTGTTCATAAGGAGAAAACTGAAATAACAGTACCGAATTAGCTAGAACCTAGCAGTTCTAACTCATCAGATTCTTCTGAATATGAGGAAGAGCTAAAGGTATAACGCTAGACTCATTGTTTAATTTGTAATGAGCAGTGTGACAAATTTAGTTAACTTAAGTTTACATTTAGGACAATTTCCTCCATTAGAAGGCGAACAGACTGCAGCTCAATTTCCAGGAGACTGGGTCTCGATAGGACACAGCAGTCAATGGCTGTGGTACTCCGTTTACGCTAGGTAACGTTTGCTTTGACTAATGTAATACAAACAAAGTATTAATATCATTTTGTAACAAAGTTTGTTCTTCCTTTTGCTATTAATGTGTCTTTATTCTTAtgttaatacaaaaataatgagagcaaAAACTCGTGATTTTTGCAGGCATTGGCAAAGGAGCTAGGAATTAGAGTGGTTCCGACCTTTAAGCATTTTTTCCCTTAAAACAATATTCActatttgaaaaaacaaaaaaaacaaaaaaaaaaaacaacaaacacttCCAAACCAAGTACATAATATACTTTAattgacatataaaaaaaaatcaataaaaaaaaacaaatacagcaaATCAAAACCACACAATGAATTATCCACAAAACAATTCACAGATAAAATGCTAAAAATATAATGAATCTcaatccaacacaaacatacaaaaaaatataaaacaatacataattaaaaaatcacacacaataattaaaattacaaaaaaaacacataaaaacccTCCTGCGCGGGTAATATCctagtagtaataataataaataaatatttgttaaatcGTTGTCCAAGCTTTTTTACTAGGGTCCTTTCATAATTTTCATTGTAGCTACAAAGACTCTTAAGAACTACTAGTGGCTTTCAGAACATGCATGCGTCATCGTGAGAAGATAATTCCAGAACataagggatatatatatgaactaaaTGAGATATAAGATTAACTAACGATACAtcaccttcttttttcttctcttcttttagcTATAAGATATATGTATAACCATTACCCATAANNNNNNNNNN
The sequence above is drawn from the Camelina sativa cultivar DH55 chromosome 4, Cs, whole genome shotgun sequence genome and encodes:
- the LOC104779586 gene encoding uncharacterized protein LOC104779586 isoform X1, encoding MSRVRSWVNRSVDVAITFLNQRSDYPRSDETRSRTVSYAIDDLRIQSQNHRESNQTLSITCCFSSYGKHLEFHSRGSGTAKPATSYRKKKAEKDELPDDSELYRDPTNTLYYTNQGLLDDAAPVLLVDGYNVCGYWMKLKKHFMKGRLDVARQKLVDESVSYIISSMAHLERVRAQRLYYCCICV
- the LOC104779586 gene encoding uncharacterized protein LOC104779586 isoform X2: MSRVRSWVNRSVDVAITFLNQRSDYPRSDETRSRTVSYAIDDLIQSQNHRESNQTLSITCCFSSYGKHLEFHSRGSGTAKPATSYRKKKAEKDELPDDSELYRDPTNTLYYTNQGLLDDAAPVLLVDGYNVCGYWMKLKKHFMKGRLDVARQKLVDESVSYIISSMAHLERVRAQRLYYCCICV